A single Bacteroidota bacterium DNA region contains:
- a CDS encoding polysaccharide deacetylase family protein → MNNTLLVYAEKFSPRLDYTLNLIFSGILKVTFSITHNIREFEESAEAKINYSPEKVKSGIRINPCGLLFETGIHPIDIQISQWKNHPCFFQTDQASDVPFDLFAASFFLASRYEEYLPFKTDQYGRFEAIQSLAFKYNFLQVPIVNQWVQELARLINNQYPSFVFPPLKFSFLPTFDIDDAYAYRHKGLLRTAGILAKAVLQGNVKKFENCLKVLASRMPDPFDCYDYMLFFHKQYHLKPLLFFQVGRYGKYDKNISSTNKKFRQLIQKMDLQTETGLHPSFRSADHPELIVKEKAELEKITGQKINRSRQHYLRLSLPDTYRNLIKAGIDKDFTMGYATQAGFRAGICSPFPFYDLQNEETTSLIIFPLVVMDITLKKYQDLNPLQADEAIKILIDKVKAVNGTFVSLWHNETIVTEGPWRQVMEDMYKYITRNNQYFIQKQ, encoded by the coding sequence ATGAACAATACTTTGCTTGTATATGCAGAAAAATTTTCGCCACGGTTGGATTATACCCTTAACCTTATCTTTAGCGGCATTCTGAAAGTAACCTTTAGCATTACCCATAATATCAGGGAATTTGAGGAATCTGCTGAAGCTAAAATCAATTATTCACCCGAAAAAGTAAAATCAGGAATCCGGATTAACCCTTGCGGATTATTATTTGAAACGGGCATTCACCCGATAGACATTCAAATCAGCCAGTGGAAAAACCATCCCTGCTTTTTTCAAACAGACCAAGCCTCAGACGTGCCTTTTGACCTGTTCGCCGCTTCTTTCTTTCTGGCCAGCAGGTATGAGGAATACCTTCCGTTTAAAACCGACCAATATGGACGTTTTGAAGCAATCCAAAGCCTGGCCTTTAAATATAATTTCCTTCAGGTGCCTATTGTAAATCAGTGGGTTCAGGAATTGGCCAGGCTTATTAACAATCAATATCCTTCGTTTGTTTTTCCTCCCTTAAAGTTTTCATTTTTGCCCACTTTTGACATTGACGATGCTTATGCCTACCGTCACAAAGGATTGCTGCGCACAGCAGGGATTTTGGCTAAGGCAGTTTTGCAGGGGAATGTAAAAAAATTTGAAAACTGCCTCAAAGTGCTGGCTTCACGGATGCCGGATCCTTTCGACTGTTACGATTATATGTTATTTTTTCATAAACAGTATCACCTGAAACCTTTACTATTCTTCCAGGTTGGCCGTTATGGCAAATACGATAAAAACATATCTTCCACCAATAAAAAGTTCCGGCAACTCATACAAAAAATGGACCTTCAAACAGAAACCGGGTTACATCCCTCCTTTAGAAGTGCTGATCATCCTGAACTCATTGTTAAAGAAAAAGCTGAACTTGAAAAAATCACAGGACAAAAAATCAATCGCAGCAGGCAGCATTATCTTAGGCTCAGCTTGCCGGACACATACAGGAATCTTATTAAAGCCGGAATTGACAAGGACTTTACAATGGGTTATGCGACGCAAGCCGGATTTCGTGCAGGAATTTGCAGCCCTTTCCCTTTTTATGACCTTCAGAATGAGGAAACAACTTCACTGATTATTTTTCCACTGGTTGTAATGGACATTACTTTAAAAAAATATCAGGATTTAAATCCATTACAGGCCGATGAAGCAATAAAGATATTGATAGATAAGGTAAAAGCCGTAAACGGAACCTTTGTAAGCCTGTGGCACAACGAAACCATAGTTACTGAAGGCCCATGGAGGCAGGTGATGGAAGATATGTACAAATATATTACACGAAATAATCAATATTTCATTCAGAAGCAATGA